The following proteins come from a genomic window of Mauremys mutica isolate MM-2020 ecotype Southern chromosome 7, ASM2049712v1, whole genome shotgun sequence:
- the HK1 gene encoding hexokinase-1 isoform X2 codes for MAVVNDTVGTMMTCGFDDQRCEVGLIIGTGTNACYMEEMRHIDLVEGDEGRMCINTEWGAFGDDGSLEDIRTEFDREIDRGSLNPGKQLFEKMVSGLYMGELVRLILVKMAKEGLLFEGRITPELLTKGKFETKHVSAIEKSKEGLNKAKEILTRLGVEPSHEDCIAVHHVCTIVSFRSANLVASTLGAILNQLRDNKGVTRLRTTVGVDGSLYKMHPQYARRLQKTTRRLVPDSDVRFLLSESGSGKGAAMVTAVAYRLSEQHRLIDETLAEFKLTHEQLLQIKKRMRTEIEAGLRKKTHENAKVKMLPTFVRSTPDGTENGDFLALDLGGTNFRVLLVKIRSGKRRTVEMHNKIYAIPIEVMQGTGEELFDHIVSCISDFLDYMGIKGARLPLGFTFSFPCKQTSLDAGILLNWTKGFKATDCEGEDVVYLLREGIRRREEFDLDVVAVVNDTVGTMMTCAYEDPNCEIGLIVGTGSNACYMEEMRNVEMVEGDQGRMCVNMEWGAFGDSGCLDDIRTIYDKAVDDYSLNAGKQRYEKMISGMYLGEIVRNILIDFTKRGFLFRGQISESLKTRGIFETKFLSQIESDRLALLQVRTILQQLGLNGTCDDSIIVKTVCGAVSRRAAQVCGAGMAAVVDKIRENRGLDHLEVTVGVDGTLYKLHPHFSRIMHQTVKDLAPKCNVTFLLSEDGSGKGAALITAVGCRLRDAEQN; via the exons ATGGCTGTTGTAAATGACACAGTAGGAACAATGATGACCTGTGGGTTTGATGACCAGCGTTGTGAAGTTGGCTTGATTATAG GTACTGGCACAAATGCCTGCTACATGGAAGAAATGAGGCATATTGATTTGGTGGAAGGTGATGAGGGGAGGATGTGCATTAACACTGAGTGGGGAGCCTTTGGAGATGATGGGTCACTAGAAGATATCAGAACTGAGTTTGACAGGGAGATTGACCGTGGATCCCTCAATCCTGGAAAACAACT gTTCGAGAAGATGGTCAGCGGACTGTACATGGGTGAGCTGGTCAGGCTTATCCTTGTAAAGATGGCCAAAGAGGGGCTACTGTTTGAGGGGCGAATCACTCCAGAGCTTTTAACCAAAGGAAAATTTGAAACGAAACATGTGTCTGCCATAGAAAA AAGCAAAGAAGGTCTGAATAAAGCCAAAGAAATTTTGACACGCCTTGGGGTAGAACCATCCCATGAAGACTGCATTGCTGTCCATCACGTCTGTACAATTGTTTCATTCCGTTCTGCTAATCTGGTGGCTAGTACTCTGGGCGCAATTCTGAATCAATTGCGTGATAATAAAGGAGTAACCAGGCTGCGCACCACGGTGGGTGTGGATGGTTCCCTTTACAAGATGCATCCACA ATATGCCAGACGCTTGCAGAAAACAACGAGGCGATTAGTTCCTGACTCTGACGTGCGATTCCTTCTGTCTGAGAGTGGCAGCGGAAAGGGTGCTGCAATGGTCACAGCAGTAGCATACAGGTTGTCCGAGCAGCACAGGCTGATAGATGAGACTCTGGCTGAATTCAAGCTTACTCACGAGCAGCTGTTGCAGATTAAAAAAAGGATGCGAACAGAAATAGAAGCTGGGCTGAGGAAGAAAACTCATGAAAATGCAAAAGTAAAAATGCTGCCTACCTTTGTTCGCAGCACACCAGATGGAACAG AGAATGGAGATTTTCTGGCTCTCGATCTGGGAGGAACAAACTTCAGAGTTTTGCTTGTGAAGATCCGTAGTGGTAAAAGGAGAACAGTTGAAATGCACAATAAAATATACGCTATTCCTATAGAGGTCATGCAGGGTACTGGAGAAGAA CTGTTTGATCACATTGTTAGCTGTATCTCAGACTTCCTGGATTACATGGGAATAAAAGGCGCACGACTTCCCCTTGGCTTTACGTTTTCCTTCCCTTGCAAGCAGACCAGTTTAGATGCT GGTATCCTCCTCAACTGGACCAAAGGCTTTAAAGCTACTGATTGTGAAGGAGAGGATGTAGTGTATTTGCTTAGGGAAGGAATTAGAAGGAGAGAG gaATTTGACTTAGATGTTGTGGCAGTGGTGAATGATACAGTTGGCACTATGATGACTTGTGCATATGAAGATCCAAATTGTGAAATAGGACTCATTGTGG GCACTGGCAGCAATGCATGTTACATGGAGGAAATGAGAAATGTAGAGATGGTAGAGGGAGATCAAGGACGAATGTGTGTGAACATGGAATGGGGTGCGTTTGGAGACAGTGGATGCTTGGACGACATCAGGACAATTTATGACAAAGCTGTCGATGATTATTCATTAAATGCTGGAAAACAAAG GTATGAGAAAATGATTAGTGGAATGTACCTGGGAGAAATCGTTCGCAATATTTTGATTGACTTCACTAAAAGGGGATTCCTGTTCAGAGGTCAAATTTCAGAGTCACTGAAGACCAGAGGTATCTTTGAAACCAAGTTCCTTTCACAGATTGAGAG TGACAGGTTAGCATTGCTTCAGGTACGaacaatcctccagcagctgggcttgaACGGTACTTGTGATGACAGTATAATTGTAAAGACAGTTTGTGGAGCAGTATCGAGAAGAGCAGCTCAGGTGTGTGGAGCTGGAATGGCTGCAGTTGTAGATAAAATAAGAGAGAACAGAGGATTAGACCACCTGGAAGTAACAGTTGGTGTAGATGGGACTCTGTATAAACTACATCCACA